One window from the genome of Anguilla rostrata isolate EN2019 chromosome 5, ASM1855537v3, whole genome shotgun sequence encodes:
- the LOC135254550 gene encoding alcohol dehydrogenase class-3 isoform X2 yields the protein MSVIMATAGKVIKCKAAVAWGAGKTLSIEEVEVAPPKAHEVRIKLFATGICHTDSYTLSGSDPEGLFPVILGHEGAGTVESVGEGVTKFKAGDTVVPLYVPQCGDCKFCKNPKTNLCQKIRVTQGQGQMPDRTTRFTCQGKPVFHFMGCSTFSEYTVVVDISLAKVDEKAALDKVCLLGCGISTGYGAVLNTAKVEPGSTCAVFGLGALGLAVIMGCKEVGASRIIGVDINPDKFQKAKEFGATELVNPKDHSRPIQEVLVEMTDGGLDYTFECVGNVAIMRAALEACHKGWGVSVIIGVAGAGQEISTRPFQLVTGRTWKGTAFGGWKSVESVPKLVDDYMNKKLKVDEFVTHTLPFDKINEGFELLHSGQSIRTVLNF from the exons ATGAGCGTGATTATGGCGACGGCTGGAAAA GTGATTAAGTGCAAGGCGGCGGTggcctggggggcggggaagACCCTGTCGATCGAAGAGGTGGAGGTGGCTCCGCCCAAAGCCCACGAGGTCCGCATCAAG CTCTTTGCCACGGGGATCTGTCACACGGATTCCTACACGCTCAGCGGGTCCGACCCCGAGGGGCTCTTCCCCGTCATCCTGGGGCACGAGGGGGCCGGAACAGTGGAGAGTGTTGGAGAGGGCGTCACCAAATTCAAAGCAG gTGACACCGTGGTTCCCCTGTATGTTCCGCAGTGTGGGGACTGCAAGTTCTGCAAAAACCCCAAGACCAATCTCTGTCAAAAGATCAG GGTGACCCAGGGTCAGGGACAGATGCCGGACCGGACGACCCGGTTCACCTGCCAGGGGAAGCCGGTGTTCCACTTCATGGGGTGCAGCACCTTCTCCGAGTACACCGTGGTGGTGGACATCTCCCTGGCCAAGGTGGACGAGAAGGCCGCCCTGGACAAGGTGTGCCTCCTGGGCTGCGGCATCTCCACGGGCTACGGGGCGGTCCTGAACACTGCCAAG GTGGAGCCGGGGTCCACCTGCGCTGTTTTCGGCCTGGGGGCCCTGGGCCTCGCTGTCATCATGGGCTGCAAGGAGGTGGGGGCGTCCCGGATCATCGGCGTCGACATCAACCCCGACAAGTTCCAGAAGGCCAAGGAGTTCGGGGCCACCGAACTGGTGAACCCCAAGGACCACAGCCGCCCCATACAGGAGGTCCTGGTGGAGATGACGGACGGAGGGCTGGACTACACCTTCGAGTGCGTGGGCAACGTGGCCATCATG AGAGCGGCCCTGGAAGCCTGCCACAAGGGCTGGGGGGTCAGCGTCATCATCGGGGTggccggggcggggcaggagatCTCCACCCGCCCCTTCCAGCTGGTCACGGGGCGCACCTGGAAGGGAACTGCTTTTGGAG GGTGGAAGAGTGTGGAGAGCGTGCCCAAGCTGGTCGATGACTACATGAACAAGAAGCTGAAGGTGGATGAGTTTGTGACCCACACCTTGCCCTTCGACAAGATCAACGAAGGCTTTGAACTCCTGCACTCTGGGCAAAG CATTCGGACTGTCCTGAACTTCTAG
- the LOC135254550 gene encoding alcohol dehydrogenase class-3 isoform X1: MYSVGSSVHCDVYRSIANPHVKTTKVIKCKAAVAWGAGKTLSIEEVEVAPPKAHEVRIKLFATGICHTDSYTLSGSDPEGLFPVILGHEGAGTVESVGEGVTKFKAGDTVVPLYVPQCGDCKFCKNPKTNLCQKIRVTQGQGQMPDRTTRFTCQGKPVFHFMGCSTFSEYTVVVDISLAKVDEKAALDKVCLLGCGISTGYGAVLNTAKVEPGSTCAVFGLGALGLAVIMGCKEVGASRIIGVDINPDKFQKAKEFGATELVNPKDHSRPIQEVLVEMTDGGLDYTFECVGNVAIMRAALEACHKGWGVSVIIGVAGAGQEISTRPFQLVTGRTWKGTAFGGWKSVESVPKLVDDYMNKKLKVDEFVTHTLPFDKINEGFELLHSGQSIRTVLNF, encoded by the exons ATGTATAGTGTGGGATCTTCCGTACATTGCGATGTTTATAGAAGCATTGCAAATCCGCATGTTAAAACAACAAAG GTGATTAAGTGCAAGGCGGCGGTggcctggggggcggggaagACCCTGTCGATCGAAGAGGTGGAGGTGGCTCCGCCCAAAGCCCACGAGGTCCGCATCAAG CTCTTTGCCACGGGGATCTGTCACACGGATTCCTACACGCTCAGCGGGTCCGACCCCGAGGGGCTCTTCCCCGTCATCCTGGGGCACGAGGGGGCCGGAACAGTGGAGAGTGTTGGAGAGGGCGTCACCAAATTCAAAGCAG gTGACACCGTGGTTCCCCTGTATGTTCCGCAGTGTGGGGACTGCAAGTTCTGCAAAAACCCCAAGACCAATCTCTGTCAAAAGATCAG GGTGACCCAGGGTCAGGGACAGATGCCGGACCGGACGACCCGGTTCACCTGCCAGGGGAAGCCGGTGTTCCACTTCATGGGGTGCAGCACCTTCTCCGAGTACACCGTGGTGGTGGACATCTCCCTGGCCAAGGTGGACGAGAAGGCCGCCCTGGACAAGGTGTGCCTCCTGGGCTGCGGCATCTCCACGGGCTACGGGGCGGTCCTGAACACTGCCAAG GTGGAGCCGGGGTCCACCTGCGCTGTTTTCGGCCTGGGGGCCCTGGGCCTCGCTGTCATCATGGGCTGCAAGGAGGTGGGGGCGTCCCGGATCATCGGCGTCGACATCAACCCCGACAAGTTCCAGAAGGCCAAGGAGTTCGGGGCCACCGAACTGGTGAACCCCAAGGACCACAGCCGCCCCATACAGGAGGTCCTGGTGGAGATGACGGACGGAGGGCTGGACTACACCTTCGAGTGCGTGGGCAACGTGGCCATCATG AGAGCGGCCCTGGAAGCCTGCCACAAGGGCTGGGGGGTCAGCGTCATCATCGGGGTggccggggcggggcaggagatCTCCACCCGCCCCTTCCAGCTGGTCACGGGGCGCACCTGGAAGGGAACTGCTTTTGGAG GGTGGAAGAGTGTGGAGAGCGTGCCCAAGCTGGTCGATGACTACATGAACAAGAAGCTGAAGGTGGATGAGTTTGTGACCCACACCTTGCCCTTCGACAAGATCAACGAAGGCTTTGAACTCCTGCACTCTGGGCAAAG CATTCGGACTGTCCTGAACTTCTAG